From one Flavobacteriales bacterium genomic stretch:
- a CDS encoding WG repeat-containing protein — protein sequence MLLPSCRAALLLASTLAAPQLFSVPAPWPIGDRLRQGFEALEIHDYFKARKLLLQQARRHPAAAWYGLSVIAGRGNNPFHDEDSCYAYILRSDAAFTMAPDKERVRIGNLGVSHEAIEQQKAHAFRLGWERAKSAHSIAAYDRYINAYTQSPFIGEATSVRDHLAFQQARAVNTAAAYREFLNKYPKSREVHEARTRCSEATYRESTADGTLASFQAFIRDHPENPWARQAEEEVFRLSTPNRTAEEYAAFIRGNPRNRMVNDAWRAIYELRTRSLSTDAITRFLQEFPDYPFVEELVLDYQTASLFLLPFRRDSLWGYIDEEGNERIKATFEWAEPFVGAQALVGRNGRTGSINRSGRVLVPIEYDELSDAVEGTSTVERNGRVGAVDRNGDLVVPMDFEDVGEFSQGLAYAQRDGLYGYINPRGETAIPFSFLSAGTFRNGLAVVEQDGGFGVIDEKGNVVLPAEHDWVEGFEGPVSRVRKDGRFGLVSPFGDLLIPLQYDHIGPFRDGLALAIEGKRCGYVDQTGRLSIPLEYEATDDAANWGDFNGGLAEVQSGGKRCMIDARNVKVLPCAYADIGAATGALIPVRKKGKWGYADRKGNVLFENRYDQAFEMNGGYARIRQGELFGLIDSTGKECVAPSYQALQPAGHGLWIATGPGGTGLIDVQGRALITLAFDAVKLMGPGVARVERNSRIGYVRLSDGRMIWKEDGLELR from the coding sequence GTGATCGCCGGCCGCGGCAACAACCCCTTCCACGATGAGGATTCGTGCTATGCGTACATCCTTCGCTCCGATGCCGCATTCACCATGGCGCCGGACAAGGAGCGCGTGCGCATCGGCAACCTGGGCGTGAGCCACGAGGCCATTGAGCAGCAGAAGGCGCATGCCTTCCGGCTCGGATGGGAGCGGGCCAAGAGCGCGCACAGCATCGCCGCCTACGACCGCTACATCAACGCCTATACGCAGAGCCCCTTCATCGGTGAAGCCACCTCCGTGCGCGACCACCTGGCCTTCCAACAGGCGCGTGCGGTGAACACGGCGGCGGCCTACCGCGAGTTCCTGAACAAGTACCCGAAGTCGCGTGAAGTGCATGAGGCGCGCACGCGCTGCAGCGAGGCCACCTATCGGGAGAGCACAGCCGATGGCACGCTGGCTTCTTTCCAGGCCTTCATCCGCGACCATCCGGAGAATCCGTGGGCGAGGCAGGCCGAGGAGGAGGTCTTCCGCCTGAGCACCCCGAACCGCACGGCCGAGGAGTACGCCGCCTTCATCCGCGGGAATCCGCGCAACCGAATGGTGAACGACGCTTGGCGCGCCATCTATGAGCTGCGCACACGGTCCTTGAGCACCGACGCGATCACGCGCTTCCTGCAGGAATTCCCCGATTATCCCTTCGTGGAGGAACTCGTGCTCGATTACCAGACCGCGAGCCTCTTCCTGCTGCCCTTCCGCCGCGACAGCCTCTGGGGCTACATCGATGAGGAAGGGAACGAGCGCATCAAGGCCACGTTCGAGTGGGCGGAGCCCTTCGTGGGCGCACAAGCCTTGGTGGGCCGCAACGGCCGCACCGGCTCGATCAACCGCAGCGGACGCGTGTTGGTGCCCATCGAGTACGACGAATTGTCGGACGCCGTGGAAGGCACCAGCACGGTTGAGCGCAACGGCCGTGTCGGCGCGGTCGACCGCAATGGCGACCTTGTCGTGCCCATGGACTTCGAGGATGTGGGCGAGTTCAGCCAAGGCCTGGCCTACGCGCAGCGCGATGGCCTTTACGGGTACATCAATCCTCGAGGCGAAACAGCGATCCCGTTCAGCTTCCTATCTGCGGGCACCTTCCGCAACGGCCTCGCGGTGGTGGAGCAGGATGGCGGTTTCGGGGTGATCGATGAGAAGGGCAACGTGGTGCTGCCTGCCGAGCATGATTGGGTCGAAGGCTTCGAGGGCCCGGTGAGCCGCGTGCGCAAGGATGGCCGCTTCGGACTGGTGAGCCCCTTCGGTGATCTGCTCATTCCCTTGCAGTACGATCATATCGGCCCATTCCGCGATGGGCTGGCCCTGGCCATCGAAGGCAAGCGATGCGGCTACGTGGACCAAACGGGCAGGCTGTCGATCCCGCTAGAATACGAGGCTACGGACGACGCAGCCAACTGGGGCGATTTCAATGGGGGACTGGCCGAAGTGCAGTCCGGTGGCAAGCGCTGCATGATCGATGCCCGCAACGTGAAGGTGCTTCCCTGCGCCTATGCTGATATCGGTGCGGCCACCGGCGCGCTGATCCCGGTGCGCAAGAAGGGCAAGTGGGGCTATGCGGACCGCAAGGGCAACGTGCTGTTCGAGAACCGCTACGATCAAGCCTTCGAGATGAATGGTGGCTACGCGCGGATCCGCCAAGGCGAGCTCTTCGGGCTGATCGACAGTACCGGAAAGGAATGCGTGGCCCCGAGCTATCAAGCCCTGCAGCCGGCGGGCCATGGACTCTGGATCGCAACGGGCCCAGGCGGCACGGGCCTCATCGACGTGCAGGGCAGGGCGCTCATCACCCTTGCTTTCGATGCGGTGAAACTCATGGGTCCCGGTGTCGCCAGGGTTGAGCGAAACAGCCGGATCGGTTATGTGAGGCTCAGCGATGGCCGCATGATCTGGAAGGAAGACGGGCTGGAGTTGCGCTGA